AGCCGACGGCACGGCATGGATGGGCTTCTACAGTGCCATCATGCTAGGCATCGCTCTGGAGCTCGCCAAAGACGATCCGACCTACGAGGACATCGCATCGAAATTTTTCGAGCATTTCATGGGTATCGCCGAGGCCATCAACAACCGCGGTGGCGAGGGACTCTGGGATCCGGAGACAGGTTTTTACTACGATGAAATAGCATTCCCTGACGGACACTGCGAGCTAGTGAAAGCCCGCTCGCTCGTTGGACTTCTCCCGCTGATCGGCAACCACATTATCGAAATGGCCCAGCTGGAAAATCTGCCAGACTTCCGGAAGCGCATGAACTGGTACTTGGAACATCGTTCCGACATCACGGCCACGATGGCTTGTCTCCATAAATGCGATACCACGAGCAATCTTCTCTTGGCTATCCCAAGCGAGGATCGGTTACGCTCTCTGCTCTCCTACCTTTTCGACGAAAGCGAATTCCTATCGCCCTATGGGATTCGATCCCTCTCCCGTTACCACGAAGAGAATCCCTTCTCGTTACAGCTGGGAGACGAAAAATATGAAATAGGCTACTGTCCTGGAGATTCAGATACCTATCTCTTTGGAGGCAACTCTAACTGGCGCGGACCTATCTGGTTCCCCTTAAACTATTTGATCATTGAATCGCTCAAGCAATATCACGAGCACTTTGGCGATTCCTTCACCATCGAGTACCCAACAGGTTCGGGAGAACTGAAGACCTTAGATGAGTGTGCGAAAGATATCGAAGGTAGACTCGCTGGGATTTTCAAAGCCGACGAATCCGGCCAGCGTCCCTACGACGCCTCCCATCCCGTGCAAAGCTCCGACCCGCATTTCAAAGAGCACTATCAATTCTTCGAGTTTTTCCACGGCGACAGTGGTCAAGGACAAGGAGCGAGCCACCAGACAGGTTGGACTGCTTTGATCGCGACCATTTTGAAAAATCTCTCTTCGATTCCCCCTGCCCCCGATAACAAACATGACTGATCCACAAGAAACCGTCTACGACATAGCAATTCTAGGTGGAGGCTTCGCTGGAGTCTACGCCGCCCGCGAGCTCGCAAAAAGGATGAAGAAAGCGGGAAAGCCGATCTCCATCGCCTTGATCGCCGAAGAGAATCACATGGTGTTTCAGCCCATGCTTCCAGAAGTGGCGGGAGCCACCCTTTCTCCTAGACATGTCGTCAACCCGATTCGCAACCTTTGCCCGGACTCTCACGTCTACAAGGCCGAAGCCACCAAGCTGAATTTCGAGGAGAAGTCGCTGACACTGTCCGTGGGCGATTTCGTCGGCTCTTCCAAAATCCGTTTCAAGCAGCTTGCCCTCTGCGTGGGGGCGAAGATCGACCTCAGCCGCATTCCCGGCATGCAAGAGCACGCCCTGCTAATGCAAAATGTGGGCGACGCCATGAGACTAAGAGCTCACTTCATCAGCCGCTTCGAGGAAGCCAACATGGCGACCGACCCCGAAATCAAAAAGCGCCTCCTCACCTTCGTGATCGTTGGGGGCGGATATTCCGGTGTCGAAACTGCTGGTCAGCTCATCGACCTAGGGCGCGCTATCAACAAGCACTACAAAAACGTAGCGTGGGAAGATTGCCGACTGGTGCTGATCCATAGCCGTGATCACGTGCTGCCAACCCTTCACCGTAACCTCGGTGAATACACGGCAAAAAAGCTCTCCGAACGCGGCGTCGAAATGATCCTTGAACGGCGAGCAAAAGCAGTCACCGCCAACAAGATCTATCTAGACGACGATACGGTGATCGAGACCAATACCGTGGTCTGCACTGTGGGGAATGCTCCTCACCCGCTCATACAGAGCTTGAACGAAAGAAGCGAAGTCGAGCTCGATCGCGGAAAGCTGAAAGTGGGTATGGATATGGCAGCTCCCGGTTTGGATTGGCTCTGGGCAGCGGGAGACTGCGCCTCCATTCCCCAGGAAGACGGCAGCACCTGCCCTCCCACCGCCCAATTCGCCATGCGAGAGGGAATCATGCTGGGCAAAAACATCGCTGCGCGACTTCAGTCGAAAGACACCAAGCCATTCTCTTTTAAGGCCATTGGCGAACTCGCTTCCATCGGGCACCTCTCTGCAGTGGCGGAGATTAAGGGGATTCGCTTCTCCGGCTTCATCGCCTGGTGGATGTGGCGTACGATCTACCTCATGAAGCTGCCGAGCTTGGAGCGAAAAATCCGAGTCATGGTGGACTGGACGCTCGAGTTGTTTTTCCCCCGAGACATTAACTTGCTCAATCCACGCTATAGCTCCGACGTCTCCGAGACTTACCTCGAAGCAGGCGACAAGCTTTTCCACAAGGGCGATCCAGCGTTCTCTTTCTACATCGTAAAATCAGGCGCTATCGAGCTGCGCGATGAAGGCGAATTGGTAACCACCATGCGGGCTAATCAACACTTTGGAGAGCGAGCCCTATTGAACGGACGCCCATACATATTCGACGCCATCGCCACCGAATCCACCACCCTCGTCTCCATCCGCGAAAGCGTCTTCAAGCAAATCGTACAGGCGGACGCCTCATTCGCCAATGCTCTGGAGCAAAGCGCCAAGACCTTTCTAACCTCAAACGAATTGGACACCCTGTTGCGACGCCTTCCAGACGAGCGACTAAATGCTCCTGTATCCAGCTTGATGACCAAGGATCCTGTATTCGTGCGCAACACAGACTCCATTTCTGATGTGGTCAAATTGCTGAGGGAAAGGCCCAAGAGCTATCTTCCTGTTTTGGACGCAGACGAAAAGCCGATCGGCGTCATTCGCAAGGAAGCCTTTCTGCTCCACTTGCAAACCACCTCTTTAGAACGATCCGACTCCGTTCAGACCTTGGACTTGCTTCACCTCCCTCACGTGACCGAGGACGAAGATATTCGCCATGCCATGACCCTGATGGCCCGCAGCAGCGCGACCAAAGCTCTCGTAACGACTTCCGAGGGCAAGCTCAGCGGCGTGATCGCCTTGGTTGATGTGATCTCCATGGATTAGCGAGAGGGCTGGCTACCAGAATACCCCCCTCACCTCAGTGTAGAGCTGCGAACTCTACACTACCTAATCCGTTTCTTCGCTAGAGGGGTACGGCAAGCTCTTGGCCAAATAATAAGGCCATAGCTGACGATTAGACCATCAGCTACATTAAGTTGGCTCAATCATTCCGTTTCTGTATTCAAATTGGGGGTAATAGTCCTAATATGGCCTAACTAACACCCTAATCCAACCAGTAGACGGCATTCGATGGAGACCGCCGCGCGAAATCTATGAAACCTAACCACGCCAAGCGGACGCATTGGCTAGATCTCCTGAAAGCAGTCGGGATGCTTCTGGTCGTCTACGGCCATTCAGGTTCCACCAGCCCTGAGGTGGACCAGTGGATTTACTCCTTCCACATGCCACTTTTCTTTCTCGTCTCTGGCTACCTATTCAAAGACTCGGCACTGCTTATGACCACGGGGAGCTTTATTGCTAAGCAGCTGAAAAACATCCTGATACCCTACATTCTGTTTTCCGCTGTTGGCTACATGGCTTGGCTTGTCCTAACAAGAATTCTCGGAGCGCCTGAACAAAGCATCCCTATCTATTATCCCGTCCTAGCCTTCCTGTACGGGACTGGTACTCCGGAAGTCTTTCGTCTCGTCCCCGTTGTTCTTTGGTTTTTCCCATGCCTTTTGTGCGCCCAGATTATCGCTTACCTTCTGCTGAAACACGGCAAAAATCTGGCCCTTGCATTTTCTCTGGTCCTAGGAGCCGGCAGCCTCCTGCTTCCCCAATCCCTGGTACTTCCATTCGAGCTAGAAACTGCTCTAGGAGCCCAGTTCATAATCCTTCTGGGAGTAATCGCTCGCCGAAAAAATTGCGTCGAGTATCTGGCCGGAAAGAACTGGTATTTTTGGATACCCGCTCTTTTCGCAGCTGGAACCTGGGCAGCAATGCTCAATGTCCGGGTCGACATGCGAAGCAACGAATTCGGGAATGTAGCGCTTTTCTTAGCCAGCTCCATCGGCATTACTCTCGCCCTCTCCGCCGCTTTTTTCCGAGCTCGCAAAGTTAGGCTAGTAGAGCTGATCTCGAAAAACACTGTAGTCATATTTCCGCTACACACGATCGCCTTTTCCGCAGTCCACGGTATCGGCGTCCTGCTCGCCGGGGCGGGAATCGCGACGCTAGCGACTCCTTGGCTAGGATTGCTGGAGTCCGTCGCCATCACCATCGCCCTCGGTTGCCTTGGACGGATTTTCCGGACCAACCCTGCTGGGAACTTCGGGCTCCCTAAGCCGCTTCAGTTAAGCTTCTAGACTAAGCCAAAAAAATCGGCCGCACGCCAAAATGGCTTACCAATCGGAGCGGCTGGCTCGGCCTCTCAGGCTCTTGGTTTTTCCTCGAATCGCCTTCGACTTGAGACGCCTTTCTTTGGCCCCTTTGCTCGGTTTGGTGGGTCGACGTTTCTTGGGCACCACGCAAGCCGCAGCGAGGAGCTCCTTAAACTTGGCAAGAGCCTCCTGCCTATTTGCTTCCTGCGATCGCGAGTCCTGAGACTTGATTACTATTTGTCCGCCCGGGGTTATCCGATGGTCATTCATCGACATCAGCCGGTCCTTAACTCGCTCGGGCAATGTAGATTCCCTGATACCGAAAAAGAGCTGTATGGCCGTGGAAACTTTGTTTACGTGCTGACCGCCAGACCCTTGCGATAGGGTGGCCTTAAACTCCAGCTCGTCTTCCGAAACCTGAACGCTGTTCGTTATGCGAATCATAGCACTGAGATTGCCGCAACGGAGGAGCGAAGCGAGCCCCATTCCTGCTAGTACGCCATTGACGCCTCGTCGCACCTCGAACACAAGTGCCGCCTTCCGCCAACACCGCTCGCCATGATTGCTCTACAAAACATCACGCTCCAATACGGAGAACGTTATCTCTACAAAGAGATCAACGCCACCATATCCACCTCTGACCGAATCGGTCTGGTCGGAAGCAACGGAGCGGGCAAAAGCACTTTGCTCAAGGTCCTCTGCGGCCTGGAGGAATTCGATTCCGGAAAAGTGGACAAGGCAAACTACGTAACTTTCGGTTATCTGCCTCAGGATGGAATCGAAATGCACGGAAAGACGCTTTTCGAGGAAACCGAAACCGCGTTTGCAGACGTACTCGGCCTCCAGTCAAAAATCGAAGAGGCGGAGGCTCGTCTCGACGAGATGGATACATCTTCCGACGAATTCTACGAAACGCTCGAATTAATCGGAAGCTGGGAGCATCGATTGGAGGATCTCGACGTAGGCAAGCTCCCCTCGCGTATCGAATCGGTCCTGCTCGGACTCGGTTTCTCCACTAGCGACATGAAGCGCAAGACCGAGGAATTCTCCGGTGGCTGGCAAATGCGTATCGCTTTGGCCAAACTGATACTGGCTCAGCCGTCCCTGCTGCTACTGGACGAGCCTACCAATCACCTTGACGTCACCTCCCAACACTGGCTCGAAAACTATCTGAAATCCTACGAAGGCTCGCTACTCATGATCTCGCACGATCGCGGCTTTCTGGATGAGATCTGCAACCGTACCTTCGAGCTCTCCCTGGGAAATCTCTACACCTACTCGGGCAACTACAGCGTCTACGAGCGCCAAAGCGCCGAACGAAAGGAACTCCAGCTCAAAGCGTACAAGAGCCAGCAAAAGGAGATCGCCCAAGCCGAGCAGTTTATCAACCGCTTCAAAGCCAAAGCCTCCAAAGCCCGCCAAGCCCAGTCCCGCATCAAGCAACTGGACAAGATCGAACGCATCGTCATCGACAAGGAAGAGGACTGGGTATCCTTCTCCTTCGCCCCTCCTCCCCACTCCAGCCAAACCGTCGTCAAACTCGACAGCCTTTGCAAATCCTACGGGGACCACGAAGTCATCAAAGACGCCGATCTACGTATCGAACGCGGCGACCGTATCGCTGTGGTAGGAGTCAACGGAGCTGGGAAAACCACCATCGCCAAGATCATCGCCGGCGTTGAGCCTTTCCAGGTGGGCGAACGGGAGCTGGGCGGAGCCACCAAACTCTCCTACTTCGCCCAGCACCAAGCGGACGAGCTGGACCCGAACCTCACTATTCTAGAAACCATGGAGGAAGTTTCCGCCGGCAAGAACGGCACTTCCATTCGCGGAATCCTCGGCACCTTCCTCTTCCGCGGCGACGATGTATTCAAAAAGGTCAAAGTCCTCTCCGGCGGCGAACGCAACCGCCTCGCCCTCGCCAAGATGTTGGCCCAGCCCGCTAACTTCCTGATACTCGACGAACCGACCAACCACTTGGACATGCGGTCCCAGGATGCGCTGCAAAAGGCTCTCAAGGAATACACGGGAGCCTACCTGATCGTGACGCACAACCGAGCCTTCATCGACCCCATCGCCACCAAGGTTCTGGAGGTCCGCAAAGACGGCCTAACCCTCTTCCCGGGTAACGTCTCAGACTACCTCAACCACCTCGATCAACTGGAGGAGAACCGCTAGCAATCGCAGTCAATCGATCTGCGAGATCGTGTCACAACTTAGAAAACTTGACCGATTCCTTCAGAAAACAGGAATCCAAGCGAATAACTCACCTAATGTCCGAGAAACCCAACAGAAAAACCCAGATCATCGAGGTCGCTTCCAAGCTCTTCTTCGAGCAAGGCTACCACGTGACCGGCATCAAGCAGATCATCGAGGCTGCAGATATCGCCAAGGGCACTTTCTACTCCCACTTCAAGTCGAAGGAAGAGCTGGGTCTCGAATGGCTTCACCAAACCGCCCAGAAATGGATCGAGAGGAAACTGGAATACCTTTCCCAGTTCGAAGGCGATCCCGCACGCAAGCTGGTGGCCATGTTCGATTTTCAAGCCCAAGGAGCCGAGGCATGCCGTTACCGTGGCTGTGCCATGCTCAATACGCTTTCCGAAACTCCTGATATTAGCTGTCCCATGCGGCAGGCCATCCGAGAGTACAAAAAAGGCGGGCTAAATTTCATCCAGAGCCTCGTCAACGAGTGCCTACCGGAAGCGAGCGAAGAGGACCGCGAACAAAGAGCAGGCGCCATCTACCTGCTGTTCGAAGGAGCCACCGTCGCAACTCAGAGCTTCTGCAAAACGGACCCCATCGAGATCGCCAAAAAACAGGTTGTGAAGATTTTGGCCGAAAAGGCCTAGGCATCGGGCAACAAGCCCTACTTTTTGCGGTCCTCAAGGAAATAGGACCGCCAACCGATACGTTCTTCTTAGCATATGAAAAAGACCCTTATCCCCTTTATGGCCATGCTTGGCCTTGCCGCGTTTCTAGTATTTAGCGGAGACGACACCTATGCCGCCGGCGACGATCCATTCGTTGGAAAAGCAGGTCCCGCCTTCCACGTTGAAGATTGGATCTCCCAGGTCCCCGATCGAGAAGGAAAGTACCTGCTAGTGGACTTCTGGGCTACCTGGTGCGGACCCTGCATCCGAGCCATTCCTCACATGAATGAGCTGCACTCGGAATTTAAGGACGAGCTCACGGTCGTGGGCATATCCAACGAATCCAGAGCCAAAGTAGAGAGCATGAAAGGCCCTAAGATGGACTACTACAGCGCCATCGATACGAGCGGGGCCATGGCTGGCTTTTTCCAAATCCGCAGCATCCCTCACGTGGTGCTGATGGACCCCGAAGGCACTGTTCTCTATAAAGGACACCCCGCCTACCTCTCAGCTGAAAAAGTGAGCGAGCTGATCGCTCGTAACTAACGAAGCTGACTCCATTCGAATTTCCAGGCGACTTCCCCAAGGGAGGTCGCCTTTTTCGTGTCCAGTCACGGCAAAGGAAATGTTGCCGGCAGAAAGTTGTTTTCAGAAACGACGCAGTCGAAAATCCGAATCTGAAGCTATTAAATAAAGAATTTCCTTATTTTTTTTATTTCCTTATCAGTCTGAGACTTACGACTCCTTTTAACCTTTTTTCTGGCATATCTGGTACAATTTTCCAAATTAAAGGCAAGCAAACCGACCGACCGGTCGTTTTCATGGATAACAACGCAGATACAACCAACTCGAAACGCCATGAAGTCAAATATCGACACCGTTCCACAACTTTCCGCCCAAGAACTCATCCGCCAAGGACGCAACTACGCCTACGGCCTGACCCGCAATCTTCACGATGCGGAGGACCTCGTACAGCAGGCTTGGCTGAAGCTCATCCAAAAGTACGGCGACGTCACCGACCGTCGTTTGCTCTACCGGGCCATCAAGAACCTTTTCATCGACGGCGTACGTCGCTCCAAGATCGTTCAGTTCGATCCTCTGGAGAATCGCGACTTCGCCATCGGACGCGAGCAGAGCTTCGGTTCTAGCACCGATATCGAGTCTATGCTCTCCGTCCTCAGCGACAACGAACGCACCTTCCTGAAGATGAATGTCGTGGAGGGATACACCGCTTCTGAAATCGCCGAAAAGACCGGCGTACCTCGCGGTACTATCCTCAGCCACACTCACCGTGCCCGCAAGAAGCTGCATCGCCACTTCGATTCCGAATTCAGCGAGCACGCGGACTCAGAGGAACTCGCAGTCGCTGTCTAGGCAGCGATTCACAACGGGCTGCCAAGTTCGGTGGCCACGTACCGAAGATTTGGCGACAGTCTCGCCAGTCTCGATTACCGATTAATCACTTAATCGGACGGTCTCTCGTCGTTCCTAACGCGAGCCCGTTAGCGGATACACAGGGCTCTAGCCCTTAGAACAAACAACCGCTCCCCCTCAATTCGCAGGAATTCCTGCTCAGGGCGGAGCCTACCCAAATACCGCGACCAAACTCGCGACTAAAACTATTTTGAACCATGTTTCCTTCAATATCACGGAACGCCACAAGACGTTCCCTCTTCCCACTGGCACTCGCCACAGCGGCCCTAGTCCTGGGCCTCCAAACACTTTCGGCTAGGGAGCTAGACAGCTTCACAATCCGCATGGATAACGATTTCCCTGCGGGCACGGATGAGCACTACACTGCCGGTACCGAATTCGACTTCGCCTACCGCCCTTGGTACGATGAGGACGAGAAGGCCGTTTATCACCAGACTCTTGCCCTCGGACAGTGGATCTTCACCCCCGAGAACGTTGACGCAATCGAAGTCATCGAAAACGACCGCCCATTTGCGGGCTGGACCTACCTCCGCTACGGTCAACACCGTACGGACCAACGAAGCGTCAAATCTTGGCAACTCACTCTTGGCCTCGTCGGTCCGAGTTCCTTCGCCGAGGATATCATGCGCTCGATTCACAAACTTACTGACAACCGTATGCCGCTCGGCTGGCGAAATCAGCTTAGCGATGAACTGGGAGTCGCTTTGGAGCGCAGCGAGATCCGCCGCCTGCACGTGTGGAACTTCGCCGATGAGCGCGGCCTTGAACTGGCGTCATTCAACCGCTTTGCGCTTGGAAATGTGGATACCAGTCTCACCCAGGGCTTCCAATTACGCTACGGTCGCAATCTAAACAGCCTTCCTTCCGTGAACCGAATCGGATCACCGGCAGGATACATCCCGAGCAAATCTGACTACGCTCGCTATCCCAAGGAGCTCCGTCCACGACGCCTTCATTGGATAGCAGGAGCCCGTAGCACGTACGTAGCGCGCAATTTGTTTTTAGACGGTAATTCCAATGGGCGGAGCCATAGCGTGGACCGGGAACCATTTGTCCATGAGGGCGAGCTAGGATTCGCGTATTCGCAACCTGGATTCAAAGCGTCGGTCTCCATGGTCTACCGAACCAAAGAGTTCGAACTGCAGGAAGGCGGACAAACCTTCGCCTCCTTCGCAGTGACTATAAAGAGATAGCTCGCCTGAGATACGACAGCCCAACTGGCAATATCGCTTTCAACTACTTTTAGGAACAGGAGGCAATCGAACGATTTTGATCCAAAATTGTTCGATTGATTTCACAACCTCCAACAGCTTATTGATATCCACCGGTTTGGTTATATAGCAGTTGGCGCTGAGTTCGTAGCTCTTGAGAACATCAGAGTCCAAATCCGAAGATGTCAGGACCACGACTGGGATAAGTCTCAATGAAGAATCCTGTTTGATTTCCTTTAAAACTCCGTGACCACTAAGACGAGGTAGCTTTAAATCTAGAAGAATCAAATCAGGGCGGGCTGCGGACTCGTAAGGCGGCTCGTTTTTCAAATATTGAAGAGCACTCTTCCCATCTCGAACGATGCTCAAACGATTCATTAACTTCGCTTTCTTAAACGCGATTTTAGTCAGTTGGATGTCGCTCTCGCTGTCTTCCACCATGAGTATTTCAATCAATTGCTCCAATGCTATTACCCCCTTTTTATGAATCGGAATATCCCGACAGGACTACTGATACAGTCCAATTAAAATTACCTAGAAATTTGGGAAAGTCGCCCCCATTTTCGCAGCTTTTCAATTCAAGTTAAATTCCTACTGCGAGAGGCAAAGTGAAATAAAAAACACTTCCCTCACCTTCTTTTGACCGCACTCCCATGACCCCACCGTGCCGCCGAACGATCCGATTACACAGGGCAAGCCCGATACCATCTCCTTCGTGATTTTTTTCTGGATACAATCTTTCGAATATTTTAAAAATCGACTCGTGATATTCCGGATCTATACCAATTCCGTTATCCTTGACCTCAATTTTGCAGAAACTTTGGTTCCCTAAATAACGAGCTCCGCCATCATGCGAGCAATCTAGACTTGCGGAACGTATATGCACGACAGGAGATTCCTCGGATCGGAATTTGAGCGCATTTACGATTAGATTCTGAAAAAGCTGAGTGATCTGGTCCACGTTCCCAAAAACAGTTGGGCTCTCACCTAGAAACTCGACAACTGCCTCGTTCTCTTGGATCAGCTTCGATAACTCCGATACAGACTGGCGAGCTGAGGAGAATAGATCAAAGGCCTCTTGTTTGGAACCTGCACGATCGATCCGGCTGTAGGATAGAAGTCCGTCGATCATACTCTGCAGCCTCAAAGATCCGCTTCTAGCGAATCGAATATAGCCTAAAGCTTCTTCATCCAAACAACCCCCATAATCTTGATACAATAGCTGAAGAAAGCTCGAAATCGAACGCAAAGGCTCACGCAGGTCGTGCGATGTAACATAAGCGAATTCGCGCAGGTCTTGATTGACTGCCTGCAAGCGTGCATTCGCTCGACGCAATTCTTCTTCGGCCTCTCTCCTGTCGTGAACATCTTGGATGGACCCCACCATTCGCGTAACCTTACCAGTGGCATTCTTTACAAGCGTGGCCTGTCCTTGAAACCACCGATATCCCCGATCTTTAGTTCGAAGCCGATACTCCACTCCAAATGGTGTTCCGTTTTCTAAAGTTTCTGCAAAGGCACCTTCGAATCCTTTCCAGTCATCAGGATGCACCAAGTACTTTAATCCCTCCATACTGGGTACGATCTCCCCAAGCTCGTATCCAATAAGCGTATAAAAGCGAGGAGACCACCAACGCTCATCTTTCTCTACATCTGGCCAATCCCAAATCCCTACACTTGCACCTTCAGCAGCAAGTTGAAAACGTTCTTTGCTTTCCTCTAGGGCTGATTTCAAGGCAGCTTTCTGTTGCATCGACTCCGTTATATCAGAATGGGCACCAAGCATGCGGGTCGGCTTGCCCGACTTATCTCGTATCGCTATTCCTCTACACCGTATCCATACAGTCGATCCATCAGCATGCCTGAATCTCACCACTTGATCATAAGGGTGGTCTGGATCCTCACAATGCCGATGGAAATTATCCAAGGCCACTTTAAGATCCTCTTGATTAATCAAGTCCTGCCAAGCATCCGGCGAATGGGGCATGAGGCTTGGATCGTAGCCAAGCACCTCCCAGAAACGCTCGCTCATCCACTCGTTTTCCGGCTTCTCAATATCCCAATACCAAATGCCATCCAACGAGCCCGCTTGCAGAAAGTCGAAGATCGTGTTGTCTTTGCGAATTAGCTGATACAGCTCTTGCTTAAGGTAGTGATCGCTCATTATGCACAGCGGGCTAAGTCCCGAGGATCATATCCTTGAACAAACGAAGCAAGGATGAATCGGAAAAGGAGAACTGCGAGCGGTCCGATTCCATCGCCTCCCCTGCCCCTCACTACTGATTGGTATGCTGGAAAGCGTGCGCAGTGCCAATCAAACCTTTGAGCAGATTTAACTCGAGCGGCTTCGTTACAATCTCTCTGATACCAGCCGACCTATATACGGCATCATTTAGGCTTATCGCTTCACAGCCAAAAACAATGATATACGGGCCAGAGGAGCCGGAGACTTTGACCGCAGAAATCAAGCGGGCAGCCTCTACTCCTTCGGGTTCCCTAATTTGCATATCGATTAGAACGATATCGAACAAACGCTCTTTAGCTAATTCGACCGCTAAAGAACCGCTAGGAACTAAAACCGCGTCCCGGAAACCCATGCGATTCAAATTATCTCCTA
This genomic interval from Pelagicoccus albus contains the following:
- a CDS encoding FAD-dependent oxidoreductase, with the protein product MTDPQETVYDIAILGGGFAGVYAARELAKRMKKAGKPISIALIAEENHMVFQPMLPEVAGATLSPRHVVNPIRNLCPDSHVYKAEATKLNFEEKSLTLSVGDFVGSSKIRFKQLALCVGAKIDLSRIPGMQEHALLMQNVGDAMRLRAHFISRFEEANMATDPEIKKRLLTFVIVGGGYSGVETAGQLIDLGRAINKHYKNVAWEDCRLVLIHSRDHVLPTLHRNLGEYTAKKLSERGVEMILERRAKAVTANKIYLDDDTVIETNTVVCTVGNAPHPLIQSLNERSEVELDRGKLKVGMDMAAPGLDWLWAAGDCASIPQEDGSTCPPTAQFAMREGIMLGKNIAARLQSKDTKPFSFKAIGELASIGHLSAVAEIKGIRFSGFIAWWMWRTIYLMKLPSLERKIRVMVDWTLELFFPRDINLLNPRYSSDVSETYLEAGDKLFHKGDPAFSFYIVKSGAIELRDEGELVTTMRANQHFGERALLNGRPYIFDAIATESTTLVSIRESVFKQIVQADASFANALEQSAKTFLTSNELDTLLRRLPDERLNAPVSSLMTKDPVFVRNTDSISDVVKLLRERPKSYLPVLDADEKPIGVIRKEAFLLHLQTTSLERSDSVQTLDLLHLPHVTEDEDIRHAMTLMARSSATKALVTTSEGKLSGVIALVDVISMD
- a CDS encoding acyltransferase family protein, whose protein sequence is MKPNHAKRTHWLDLLKAVGMLLVVYGHSGSTSPEVDQWIYSFHMPLFFLVSGYLFKDSALLMTTGSFIAKQLKNILIPYILFSAVGYMAWLVLTRILGAPEQSIPIYYPVLAFLYGTGTPEVFRLVPVVLWFFPCLLCAQIIAYLLLKHGKNLALAFSLVLGAGSLLLPQSLVLPFELETALGAQFIILLGVIARRKNCVEYLAGKNWYFWIPALFAAGTWAAMLNVRVDMRSNEFGNVALFLASSIGITLALSAAFFRARKVRLVELISKNTVVIFPLHTIAFSAVHGIGVLLAGAGIATLATPWLGLLESVAITIALGCLGRIFRTNPAGNFGLPKPLQLSF
- the arfB gene encoding alternative ribosome rescue aminoacyl-tRNA hydrolase ArfB yields the protein MIRITNSVQVSEDELEFKATLSQGSGGQHVNKVSTAIQLFFGIRESTLPERVKDRLMSMNDHRITPGGQIVIKSQDSRSQEANRQEALAKFKELLAAACVVPKKRRPTKPSKGAKERRLKSKAIRGKTKSLRGRASRSDW
- a CDS encoding ABC-F family ATP-binding cassette domain-containing protein; this encodes MIALQNITLQYGERYLYKEINATISTSDRIGLVGSNGAGKSTLLKVLCGLEEFDSGKVDKANYVTFGYLPQDGIEMHGKTLFEETETAFADVLGLQSKIEEAEARLDEMDTSSDEFYETLELIGSWEHRLEDLDVGKLPSRIESVLLGLGFSTSDMKRKTEEFSGGWQMRIALAKLILAQPSLLLLDEPTNHLDVTSQHWLENYLKSYEGSLLMISHDRGFLDEICNRTFELSLGNLYTYSGNYSVYERQSAERKELQLKAYKSQQKEIAQAEQFINRFKAKASKARQAQSRIKQLDKIERIVIDKEEDWVSFSFAPPPHSSQTVVKLDSLCKSYGDHEVIKDADLRIERGDRIAVVGVNGAGKTTIAKIIAGVEPFQVGERELGGATKLSYFAQHQADELDPNLTILETMEEVSAGKNGTSIRGILGTFLFRGDDVFKKVKVLSGGERNRLALAKMLAQPANFLILDEPTNHLDMRSQDALQKALKEYTGAYLIVTHNRAFIDPIATKVLEVRKDGLTLFPGNVSDYLNHLDQLEENR
- a CDS encoding TetR/AcrR family transcriptional regulator; its protein translation is MSEKPNRKTQIIEVASKLFFEQGYHVTGIKQIIEAADIAKGTFYSHFKSKEELGLEWLHQTAQKWIERKLEYLSQFEGDPARKLVAMFDFQAQGAEACRYRGCAMLNTLSETPDISCPMRQAIREYKKGGLNFIQSLVNECLPEASEEDREQRAGAIYLLFEGATVATQSFCKTDPIEIAKKQVVKILAEKA
- a CDS encoding TlpA family protein disulfide reductase codes for the protein MKKTLIPFMAMLGLAAFLVFSGDDTYAAGDDPFVGKAGPAFHVEDWISQVPDREGKYLLVDFWATWCGPCIRAIPHMNELHSEFKDELTVVGISNESRAKVESMKGPKMDYYSAIDTSGAMAGFFQIRSIPHVVLMDPEGTVLYKGHPAYLSAEKVSELIARN
- a CDS encoding RNA polymerase sigma factor; translation: MKSNIDTVPQLSAQELIRQGRNYAYGLTRNLHDAEDLVQQAWLKLIQKYGDVTDRRLLYRAIKNLFIDGVRRSKIVQFDPLENRDFAIGREQSFGSSTDIESMLSVLSDNERTFLKMNVVEGYTASEIAEKTGVPRGTILSHTHRARKKLHRHFDSEFSEHADSEELAVAV
- a CDS encoding lipid A deacylase LpxR family protein — its product is MFPSISRNATRRSLFPLALATAALVLGLQTLSARELDSFTIRMDNDFPAGTDEHYTAGTEFDFAYRPWYDEDEKAVYHQTLALGQWIFTPENVDAIEVIENDRPFAGWTYLRYGQHRTDQRSVKSWQLTLGLVGPSSFAEDIMRSIHKLTDNRMPLGWRNQLSDELGVALERSEIRRLHVWNFADERGLELASFNRFALGNVDTSLTQGFQLRYGRNLNSLPSVNRIGSPAGYIPSKSDYARYPKELRPRRLHWIAGARSTYVARNLFLDGNSNGRSHSVDREPFVHEGELGFAYSQPGFKASVSMVYRTKEFELQEGGQTFASFAVTIKR
- a CDS encoding response regulator — its product is MIEILMVEDSESDIQLTKIAFKKAKLMNRLSIVRDGKSALQYLKNEPPYESAARPDLILLDLKLPRLSGHGVLKEIKQDSSLRLIPVVVLTSSDLDSDVLKSYELSANCYITKPVDINKLLEVVKSIEQFWIKIVRLPPVPKSS